The following are encoded together in the Blastocatellia bacterium genome:
- a CDS encoding tetratricopeptide repeat protein, whose protein sequence is MSDDPIYTEDDPLIGRTLDGKYRLEYQVGIGGMAVVYLATRLHIGDSVAVKVLNTGVPLSDVDLQRFELEARSAAKIKHPNIVSIFDFGTTSDGLMYLVMELLEGSSLERELEEKTFLDVDRALELMQPMCEAVNAAHAEGLIHRDLKPSNILLHRLKDGSEIVKVVDFGVAKLTNVNDTAYKERLTKTGYLVGTPHYMSPEQIREQEITLKSDIYSLGVIIYEMLTGCLPFNSDNVIDLLLAHLENSAKPIREITPNIPAGVDEAVLQALSKDPKKRQSSARELYQQIVTSIRGDNTGVTAEHLRHRTTPTTGVHFQQSSGRNTLSKAKRANLMVYDTLTGLYNNVFMNLKLENEISESKLSGDRTAILLFGIDAFKNINQRYGFVVGDLILKEFGSWLEQAFGDGAIVGRYRGDEFIAIFSKTDGKSALQRGQEILEKVKAGLYFAIEGQNAQIQVNCSAGVAQFPGDGENAPDLVEQAHLGMRQAKSTGINQIYWLKQVQTLTSLTASYSFDVFVGRKVELEKLTREFDRTLTNQGRTFCITGDTGVGKKRLAEEFRRRLTGKDVLFLQGRFYESSQAIPYKTIYDSLLAHLSLMIEESFDHVRALFGNLADKIVKDFQEGESFRFFNSTVQTGSEQEKYVIFDYLTKIFVGLAKEHPLVCFLEDMQWADALSLEFLAYLSHNTNHNRVMLVGCARTEGLADKHPLRLWLRNIGRSGAEILQLQPLSEAETAQMVESIFSRIVFPPSAVRLLYRETKGNPYFLVEIVRYLIDENIITFREGVWRCEELENLTLPRSVIDVVEALLGRLDDEILDIFSKAAVIGEEFKFSLLQKVTKLDEDELLDYIDNGLKAQLIKERDNSGSDEIYGFYHSLVQKVLYSRLNRRLRRTLHSQVGQALEKINRSNPNKVAGELGYHFHAAGEYLKSFNFNTEAGLRAWRAHSVDEAQKFLAWASEASDKLGFLPGSDEPEEEPTEEQLRQVADLTLNYGQLLINVGKLEQAQKELENTLELGKQLKDELLRAKAYNVLAERQEAASQYNEAIDYCQKAIEIADKLSDTAVKAASTCFIGTAYDRLGQYETAIEAFKQAIEIAKSTPNLVTNATARRELAFTLIRCGRYREALSLASEALKLSQSSSDRLNEMIANSIMGQIYFHQGDLKKANEYYESALKMASQLNRRRGQAIELFNIGEVHRMQGHYRQAIDCIQRSLEISREVGERQCEALAKFSLGLIYQATDSLQQAFETLNQALQQQRDVSNKSAETAIILALAEIHLEQKNFEETEFLAKQASELAEKLSNPTLSWRSHFLNARLLMAKEDLETACEELRSSVGTIEAMCDELSEGIDRQTFLADKHIVYDMLTQLMEGQ, encoded by the coding sequence ATGTCTGATGACCCTATCTACACGGAGGACGATCCCCTCATCGGTCGTACCTTAGACGGAAAGTACAGGTTAGAATACCAAGTTGGTATTGGAGGAATGGCGGTAGTTTATTTAGCTACACGACTTCACATTGGTGATAGTGTTGCCGTCAAAGTGCTTAATACAGGTGTTCCTCTAAGCGATGTAGATTTGCAACGATTTGAGCTAGAAGCACGTTCAGCCGCAAAAATTAAGCACCCTAACATTGTTTCTATATTTGATTTTGGTACTACCTCCGATGGTCTAATGTATTTGGTGATGGAACTTTTAGAAGGCTCATCGCTGGAAAGAGAGCTTGAAGAAAAAACATTTTTGGATGTAGACCGAGCTTTAGAATTAATGCAACCTATGTGTGAAGCTGTAAATGCTGCACATGCTGAAGGGCTTATTCATAGAGACTTAAAGCCTTCTAACATATTGCTACATCGTCTTAAAGATGGCTCAGAGATTGTTAAAGTAGTAGATTTTGGTGTAGCTAAACTTACTAATGTTAATGATACTGCTTATAAAGAAAGATTGACTAAAACAGGTTACTTAGTTGGAACACCTCATTATATGTCACCTGAGCAAATTAGGGAGCAAGAAATAACATTAAAGTCTGATATCTATTCTTTAGGGGTAATTATCTATGAAATGTTAACTGGGTGTCTGCCTTTTAACTCAGATAATGTTATAGACTTGCTTTTAGCACATTTGGAAAATTCTGCAAAACCTATTCGAGAAATAACCCCAAACATTCCTGCTGGAGTTGATGAAGCAGTCCTTCAAGCCTTATCTAAAGATCCTAAAAAGCGTCAAAGCTCGGCACGGGAACTTTACCAACAAATTGTTACTAGTATTAGAGGAGATAATACTGGAGTAACAGCAGAGCATTTACGTCATCGCACTACACCAACAACAGGAGTTCATTTTCAACAAAGCAGCGGACGTAACACTTTAAGTAAAGCTAAACGCGCTAATTTAATGGTTTATGACACATTGACAGGACTTTATAACAATGTGTTTATGAACTTAAAGCTAGAAAATGAAATTTCAGAATCAAAATTAAGTGGAGATCGAACAGCTATTTTACTTTTTGGTATAGATGCCTTTAAGAATATTAATCAACGTTATGGTTTTGTTGTTGGGGATTTAATACTTAAAGAATTTGGTAGTTGGTTAGAACAAGCCTTTGGAGATGGTGCAATTGTTGGGCGGTATCGAGGGGATGAATTTATTGCAATTTTTTCTAAAACAGATGGTAAAAGTGCGTTGCAACGGGGCCAAGAAATCTTAGAAAAAGTTAAAGCAGGGCTTTATTTTGCAATTGAGGGACAAAACGCACAAATACAAGTTAATTGCTCGGCTGGAGTTGCTCAATTTCCTGGGGATGGAGAAAACGCACCCGACTTAGTTGAGCAAGCTCATTTAGGGATGCGCCAGGCTAAATCTACGGGAATCAATCAAATATACTGGCTAAAGCAAGTTCAAACCTTGACTTCACTTACTGCTAGCTATTCTTTTGATGTGTTTGTTGGTCGTAAAGTAGAGCTAGAAAAATTAACTAGAGAATTTGACCGTACTTTAACTAATCAAGGTCGGACATTTTGTATTACTGGCGATACTGGAGTAGGAAAAAAGCGTTTAGCTGAAGAATTTCGCCGACGTTTAACGGGTAAAGATGTCTTATTTTTACAAGGTCGGTTTTATGAGTCTAGCCAGGCTATCCCCTATAAAACTATTTATGATAGCTTACTTGCTCATTTATCCTTAATGATTGAAGAAAGTTTTGATCATGTTCGAGCATTGTTTGGTAATTTAGCGGATAAAATTGTAAAAGATTTTCAAGAGGGAGAGAGTTTTAGATTTTTTAATTCAACTGTCCAAACAGGTAGCGAGCAGGAAAAATATGTAATTTTTGACTACTTGACTAAAATTTTTGTTGGGCTAGCAAAAGAACACCCTCTAGTTTGTTTTCTTGAAGATATGCAATGGGCAGATGCTCTTAGCCTAGAGTTTTTAGCCTACCTTAGCCATAACACTAATCATAATCGGGTAATGTTGGTTGGATGTGCGCGTACAGAAGGGCTAGCGGATAAACACCCGTTGCGCTTATGGTTAAGAAATATTGGCCGTTCAGGTGCAGAAATTTTACAATTGCAACCGCTTTCTGAAGCAGAAACAGCACAAATGGTAGAAAGTATTTTTTCTCGAATTGTTTTTCCTCCTAGTGCAGTTCGCTTGCTTTATCGAGAAACAAAAGGCAACCCTTACTTTTTAGTAGAGATCGTCCGCTATTTAATAGATGAAAACATTATTACCTTCCGTGAAGGCGTTTGGCGGTGCGAAGAACTAGAAAACCTTACTCTCCCACGTTCGGTTATTGATGTTGTAGAGGCTTTGCTAGGTCGTTTAGATGATGAAATTTTAGATATTTTCTCAAAAGCTGCTGTTATTGGTGAAGAATTTAAGTTTAGTTTGTTACAAAAAGTTACTAAATTAGATGAAGACGAGTTATTAGACTATATTGACAACGGCTTAAAAGCGCAATTAATCAAGGAAAGAGACAATAGCGGTAGCGATGAAATTTATGGTTTTTATCATAGCCTTGTACAAAAAGTATTGTACTCACGGCTTAATCGGCGATTGAGGCGAACTTTGCATTCACAAGTAGGGCAAGCTTTAGAAAAAATCAACCGCAGTAATCCTAATAAAGTTGCTGGTGAGCTTGGCTATCACTTTCATGCAGCAGGAGAATATTTAAAGAGCTTTAACTTTAATACTGAAGCAGGTTTAAGAGCTTGGCGGGCGCATTCCGTTGATGAAGCGCAAAAGTTTTTAGCCTGGGCTAGTGAGGCTTCTGATAAATTAGGCTTTCTACCTGGTAGTGATGAACCAGAAGAAGAACCTACAGAAGAACAACTTAGGCAAGTTGCAGATCTAACGCTTAACTATGGGCAACTTTTAATTAATGTTGGAAAGTTAGAACAAGCTCAAAAAGAGCTAGAAAATACTTTAGAACTAGGAAAACAACTAAAAGACGAGTTACTAAGAGCCAAAGCTTACAATGTGTTAGCAGAACGTCAGGAAGCCGCTAGTCAATATAATGAAGCAATAGATTATTGCCAAAAAGCTATTGAAATAGCAGATAAACTATCTGATACAGCAGTTAAAGCCGCTAGCACTTGTTTTATAGGAACTGCCTATGACAGGTTGGGTCAATATGAGACAGCAATAGAAGCTTTTAAGCAAGCAATAGAAATAGCTAAAAGCACTCCTAATTTAGTTACAAACGCTACTGCACGACGAGAGTTAGCTTTTACTTTAATTCGTTGTGGCCGCTATCGAGAGGCTTTAAGTTTAGCTAGTGAAGCATTAAAACTGTCTCAGTCGTCTAGTGATCGATTAAATGAAATGATAGCTAATTCCATAATGGGACAGATTTATTTTCATCAAGGCGACTTAAAGAAAGCTAATGAATATTATGAATCAGCCTTAAAAATGGCTAGTCAGCTAAACCGCCGACGAGGACAAGCTATAGAACTATTTAATATTGGCGAAGTTCACAGAATGCAAGGTCATTATCGTCAAGCTATAGATTGTATTCAACGATCCTTAGAAATTAGCCGCGAAGTTGGCGAACGTCAATGCGAAGCTTTAGCTAAATTTAGCTTAGGCTTAATTTACCAAGCCACCGACAGCTTACAACAGGCTTTTGAGACGCTTAACCAAGCCTTACAACAACAACGCGATGTTTCCAATAAAAGTGCGGAAACCGCCATAATTTTAGCTTTAGCTGAAATTCATTTAGAACAGAAAAACTTTGAAGAAACAGAATTTTTAGCAAAACAAGCAAGTGAATTAGCGGAAAAATTAAGTAACCCTACGCTTTCTTGGCGATCACATTTTCTTAATGCTCGCCTTCTTATGGCAAAAGAAGACCTAGAAACAGCTTGCGAAGAACTTCGCTCAAGTGTTGGTACAATTGAAGCAATGTGTGATGAGCTATCAGAAGGTATTGACCGACAAACCTTTTTAGCTGATAAACATATAGTTTATGATATGCTAACGCAGCTTATGGAAGGCCAATAA
- a CDS encoding class I SAM-dependent methyltransferase encodes MEQQEYSTMFELENDYWWFVARRSLVEEIVKIETSHHKEPNIFDVGCGTGANLAAFSRYGKSFGIDMATDAIKFCRSRGLNNLVQSKVESLAYPSDVFDVVTALDVLEHIDDDLAAMQELYRVCKPGGMLLVTVPGLWFSLE; translated from the coding sequence ATGGAACAACAAGAATATAGTACAATGTTTGAGCTAGAAAATGATTATTGGTGGTTTGTTGCTCGTCGTTCACTAGTAGAAGAAATTGTCAAAATCGAGACATCTCATCACAAAGAGCCAAATATTTTTGATGTAGGTTGTGGCACAGGTGCAAATCTAGCTGCTTTTAGCCGATATGGAAAAAGTTTTGGTATTGATATGGCTACCGATGCAATAAAGTTTTGTCGTAGTCGAGGCTTAAATAATTTAGTCCAATCAAAGGTTGAATCTCTTGCTTACCCTTCAGATGTTTTTGATGTTGTAACTGCCCTAGATGTACTAGAGCATATTGATGATGATTTAGCTGCAATGCAGGAACTTTATAGGGTATGTAAACCAGGTGGAATGCTGCTAGTAACAGTGCCAGGCTTATGGTTTTCTTTGGAGTGA
- a CDS encoding 4Fe-4S binding protein has product MRITTVRILVQIFFFSLFLFFCFVTEFSYLKGYPVSLFLEVDPLVAIANAITTHTVYKGLIWSLVLLVPTLLLGRFFCNWICPYGILHQFIGWVFNTRNVQERITSNRYRPIYQFKYYLLIFFIVTAFFGSLQIGILDPICLLFRSFTASVLPAVNMPTGWVYVQEKEHHAAWFIGFFLFTLVAMNLVIPRFFCRVLCPLGATLGVLSRFALWRIDRDPQKCTDCDLCLKSCEGASDPHTLLRKSECFVCFNCIEDCPHDALSFKFMPRQESGVQSPEVPIRRAVFAGLTAMFFIPFSRLSGNTSNKTFDRAVIRPPASVDEKEFLKRCIKCDQCIRVCPTNVLQPALLQSGLEGLWTPIMDMRLGYCELNCTLCGHVCPTGAIQQISIKEKLGLAEYKEQGPVKVGTAFYDRGRCLPWAMETPCVVCEEVCPVSPKAIETYDEVITRLDGVKVTLNKPFIIPERCIGCGICEKECPVLDERAVYVTAVGETRFRNHSDRRLLLNDKDKQAMLNIQDGEEKVSLNPALLSSAALLASPSTKSKAKTGSCKSGGCSTGSCGTNKPTNNLVTLNSKKSSSLPVLPVSQITSKTNSISLSGVKKRNSLSHLIASISAVWQEGGCGSSCGSSCSTGGCGTKASTAKAVSNTQKSGCGCKSGGCSTKQTPQTDKVLPKSLPVPIVPTNFVQSKENSVKLADTRPIPKALSGHQDFDLVAWAKELNEKKGH; this is encoded by the coding sequence ATGAGAATTACAACTGTTCGTATCTTAGTGCAAATCTTCTTTTTTAGCTTATTTCTATTTTTCTGTTTTGTTACAGAATTTAGTTACTTAAAAGGCTATCCTGTTTCGCTATTTTTAGAAGTAGATCCTTTAGTTGCTATTGCTAATGCAATTACTACACATACGGTTTATAAAGGACTAATTTGGTCACTAGTCTTGCTAGTGCCAACATTACTTCTTGGACGCTTTTTTTGTAACTGGATTTGTCCTTATGGGATTTTACACCAGTTTATTGGATGGGTGTTTAATACTAGAAACGTCCAAGAGCGTATCACTTCTAACCGCTACCGTCCAATTTATCAGTTTAAGTATTATTTACTAATCTTTTTTATAGTTACTGCATTTTTTGGTAGCTTGCAAATAGGCATTTTAGATCCAATTTGTTTACTTTTCCGTTCATTTACTGCTTCTGTTTTACCAGCAGTAAATATGCCTACAGGCTGGGTTTATGTACAAGAAAAAGAGCACCATGCAGCTTGGTTTATAGGCTTTTTCCTATTTACTTTAGTAGCAATGAATTTAGTTATCCCTCGGTTTTTCTGCCGTGTGCTTTGTCCATTAGGAGCAACTTTAGGCGTACTTTCTCGCTTTGCTTTGTGGCGAATTGACCGCGACCCTCAAAAATGTACTGATTGCGATTTATGCTTAAAAAGCTGTGAAGGTGCTAGTGATCCTCATACTCTGCTTAGAAAAAGTGAATGTTTTGTTTGCTTTAACTGTATTGAAGATTGCCCACATGATGCACTTAGCTTTAAGTTTATGCCTAGACAAGAAAGCGGTGTTCAATCTCCTGAAGTACCAATTAGACGTGCTGTTTTTGCTGGCTTAACGGCAATGTTTTTTATTCCTTTTAGTCGTTTAAGTGGAAATACTAGCAATAAAACTTTTGATCGTGCCGTAATTCGTCCACCTGCTTCAGTTGATGAAAAAGAATTTCTTAAACGCTGTATTAAATGCGATCAATGTATTCGCGTTTGTCCAACAAATGTTTTGCAACCTGCTCTGCTTCAAAGTGGTTTAGAAGGTCTTTGGACTCCAATTATGGATATGCGTTTAGGCTACTGTGAACTAAATTGCACGCTTTGCGGCCATGTTTGCCCAACAGGAGCAATTCAACAAATTAGCATTAAAGAAAAACTTGGGTTAGCTGAGTACAAAGAGCAAGGCCCTGTAAAAGTTGGAACAGCATTTTATGATCGTGGTCGTTGTCTTCCTTGGGCAATGGAAACCCCTTGTGTAGTTTGTGAGGAAGTTTGTCCAGTTTCACCAAAAGCTATTGAAACTTATGATGAAGTTATAACTCGTTTAGATGGTGTAAAAGTCACATTAAATAAGCCTTTTATTATCCCTGAGCGTTGCATTGGCTGTGGAATTTGCGAAAAAGAATGCCCTGTTTTAGATGAACGTGCTGTTTATGTTACTGCTGTTGGCGAAACCCGTTTTCGTAATCATTCTGACCGCCGTTTGTTGCTAAACGACAAAGACAAACAAGCAATGCTCAATATTCAAGATGGCGAAGAAAAAGTTAGTCTTAACCCTGCTTTACTTTCAAGCGCAGCATTGCTAGCTAGCCCATCAACCAAATCTAAAGCTAAAACTGGTAGTTGTAAAAGTGGTGGTTGTAGCACTGGTTCTTGTGGAACTAATAAACCTACTAATAATTTAGTAACATTAAATTCTAAAAAATCCTCTTCTCTCCCAGTATTACCCGTAAGTCAAATAACTAGTAAAACAAACTCTATTTCTCTATCAGGTGTTAAGAAACGTAATAGTCTATCTCACTTAATAGCGAGCATTAGTGCTGTATGGCAAGAAGGCGGTTGTGGAAGTAGTTGTGGAAGTAGTTGTAGCACAGGCGGTTGTGGCACCAAAGCATCAACGGCTAAAGCTGTAAGTAATACACAAAAAAGCGGTTGTGGCTGTAAGAGTGGTGGATGTAGCACTAAACAAACACCTCAAACAGATAAAGTTTTACCTAAATCTTTACCCGTACCAATTGTTCCGACAAATTTTGTACAATCTAAAGAAAATTCTGTTAAACTAGCAGACACTAGACCAATCCCTAAAGCATTATCTGGACATCAAGATTTTGACCTAGTTGCTTGGGCAAAAGAGTTAAACGAAAAAAAAGGTCACTAA
- a CDS encoding glutaminyl-peptide cyclotransferase — protein sequence MTISAYRLILLLSIITILTFLFIACTNAQQQQIQVGQVVSIGESMTGKYTYEIVNSWPHDIDAFTQGLIFHEGVLYESTGLQGMSSLRRVELETGKVQKKIDVPNPYFAEGMTIFQGKVYQLTWTHNKGFVYDLGSFEKEKEFSYSGEGWGLTNDGKSLILSDGTNKIRFIDPFTFEVLKTITVKEGQMPITSINELEYIKGLIYANIWQTDRIVIIDPNSGDVTGSIDLTGLLSPTDRAMNPDVLNGIAYDSAKDRLFVTGKLWPKIFEIKLKKKA from the coding sequence ATGACAATATCAGCTTATAGATTAATTTTATTATTATCAATCATTACAATTCTTACATTTCTTTTTATTGCTTGTACTAATGCACAACAGCAACAAATTCAAGTAGGACAAGTAGTTTCAATTGGTGAGAGTATGACTGGAAAATATACTTATGAAATTGTTAATAGTTGGCCGCATGACATAGACGCTTTTACACAAGGTTTAATCTTTCATGAAGGTGTTTTATATGAAAGTACAGGACTACAAGGAATGTCTTCCCTACGTAGAGTTGAGCTAGAAACCGGCAAAGTGCAGAAAAAGATTGATGTTCCTAATCCCTACTTTGCCGAAGGAATGACGATTTTTCAAGGAAAAGTTTATCAATTAACTTGGACACATAATAAAGGCTTTGTTTATGATTTGGGGAGTTTTGAAAAAGAAAAGGAATTTTCCTATTCTGGCGAAGGTTGGGGATTAACTAACGATGGTAAAAGCCTGATACTTAGTGATGGTACAAATAAAATTCGTTTTATTGATCCTTTTACTTTTGAAGTGCTTAAAACTATCACAGTTAAAGAAGGCCAAATGCCTATTACAAGCATTAATGAGCTTGAGTATATTAAAGGGCTGATTTATGCCAACATTTGGCAAACTGACCGAATAGTAATAATTGACCCAAATAGCGGGGATGTTACCGGTAGTATTGATTTAACAGGGCTACTTTCACCAACAGATCGAGCTATGAACCCTGATGTATTAAATGGAATTGCTTATGACTCAGCAAAAGACCGGCTTTTTGTTACTGGAAAACTTTGGCCTAAAATATTTGAAATTAAACTAAAAAAGAAAGCTTAA
- a CDS encoding cation:dicarboxylase symporter family transporter, with protein sequence MKSKSFLVALAAIGLAATFACVDHFITDLPDILLISLRWVAIICLVFYGIKRRSLTTWIMISMIIGAEIGNDFPAVAKNLQVLSKIFLKLIKTIIAPLLFSTLVVGIAAHSDIKKVGRMGIKALIYFEIVTTVALFIGLAAINISQAGVGVHVDSAGKEEITKVAKQTPTDVILHVFPENIAKSVSEGQVLQIVVFSVLFALAMIMLKEEKRRPMLEFAESLSEVMFKFTNIVMLFAPIGVGAAIAYTVGEKGLGVLKNLFMLLGTLYVALLAFIVLVLLPVALMVRLPIKKFAQAIAEPVSIAFATTSSEAALPRAMEVMEKFGVPKPIVAFVMPTGYSFNLDGTTLYLALASVFVAQAANVQLSWSEQILMMLTLMLTSKGVAGVPRASLVILLATVVNFGLPVEPIYIILGIDELMDMARTAVNVIGNCLATVVVARWEGEFKPPTEDIAVESQPITQN encoded by the coding sequence ATGAAATCAAAATCTTTTCTTGTTGCATTAGCTGCAATTGGTTTAGCTGCTACGTTTGCTTGTGTTGATCACTTTATTACAGATTTACCAGACATTTTATTGATTAGTCTTCGCTGGGTAGCTATTATTTGCCTCGTTTTTTATGGGATAAAACGACGCTCGCTAACAACATGGATAATGATTAGCATGATTATTGGTGCAGAAATAGGAAACGATTTTCCCGCAGTTGCAAAAAACTTACAAGTACTAAGTAAAATATTCTTAAAACTAATTAAAACAATTATTGCACCTTTGCTCTTTAGCACTTTAGTAGTAGGAATTGCTGCACATTCAGATATTAAAAAAGTTGGGCGTATGGGCATAAAAGCCCTAATTTATTTTGAAATTGTTACTACAGTAGCTTTATTTATTGGACTAGCTGCCATCAACATTAGCCAAGCAGGGGTTGGTGTACATGTTGATAGTGCAGGCAAAGAAGAAATAACAAAAGTAGCAAAACAAACTCCAACAGATGTTATTTTGCATGTATTTCCAGAAAATATTGCTAAATCTGTATCCGAAGGCCAAGTCTTGCAAATAGTAGTTTTTAGCGTCTTATTTGCTCTAGCAATGATTATGCTAAAGGAAGAAAAACGCCGTCCAATGCTAGAGTTTGCCGAAAGCTTGTCGGAGGTAATGTTTAAGTTTACTAATATTGTTATGCTATTTGCCCCTATTGGCGTAGGAGCCGCAATTGCTTATACAGTAGGAGAAAAAGGTTTAGGAGTACTGAAAAACCTTTTTATGTTACTTGGTACTCTTTACGTTGCATTACTAGCTTTTATAGTTCTTGTGTTACTCCCAGTTGCTTTAATGGTTCGATTGCCAATTAAGAAATTTGCTCAGGCAATTGCTGAACCTGTTTCTATTGCCTTTGCTACCACAAGTTCAGAAGCCGCACTGCCAAGAGCAATGGAGGTAATGGAAAAATTTGGTGTACCAAAACCAATAGTTGCTTTTGTAATGCCTACTGGCTACAGTTTTAACTTAGATGGAACAACACTTTATCTTGCACTAGCTTCTGTTTTTGTTGCCCAGGCTGCTAATGTCCAACTTTCTTGGAGCGAACAAATTTTAATGATGTTAACACTAATGTTAACTAGCAAAGGTGTAGCAGGAGTGCCTCGGGCATCACTAGTAATTTTACTAGCTACAGTTGTTAACTTTGGTCTTCCTGTAGAACCAATTTATATAATTTTAGGTATTGATGAGCTTATGGATATGGCACGAACGGCTGTAAATGTAATAGGTAATTGTTTGGCTACAGTTGTAGTTGCTCGTTGGGAAGGTGAGTTTAAACCTCCAACAGAAGATATTGCTGTAGAAAGCCAACCTATAACCCAAAATTAA
- a CDS encoding AP2 domain-containing protein produces MNYSKTNKKTNNKATKVSIEDTSYNKGISRIDSFKSRTFGWYVRVFFNGEKRVKFFSDGRYGGPEKALQKALQFRNQAEKQLGKPRTDRVVVTKTNNNTTGIIGLHRKKEKFITKSGEVRYRNMYEITWCPEPNKMARTRVSIDKYGEEAALLKAYRIRRAKERLVYGKALQPAIISKETPQ; encoded by the coding sequence ATGAATTATAGTAAAACTAATAAAAAGACTAACAATAAAGCTACTAAGGTAAGCATTGAAGATACTTCTTATAACAAAGGCATTAGCCGAATAGATAGTTTTAAGTCTCGCACCTTTGGATGGTATGTTAGAGTTTTTTTTAATGGAGAAAAACGAGTTAAATTTTTTAGTGATGGCCGTTATGGTGGCCCAGAAAAAGCACTCCAAAAAGCATTACAATTTCGTAACCAAGCAGAAAAACAGTTAGGTAAGCCACGAACAGATCGAGTAGTTGTCACTAAAACTAACAATAACACTACAGGAATTATTGGTCTTCACCGTAAAAAAGAAAAGTTTATTACTAAAAGTGGAGAAGTTCGCTACCGTAATATGTATGAAATTACTTGGTGTCCAGAACCTAATAAAATGGCAAGAACTCGTGTATCAATTGATAAATATGGAGAAGAAGCAGCACTCTTAAAAGCTTATCGGATTAGGCGAGCCAAAGAACGCTTAGTTTATGGCAAAGCCCTACAACCAGCTATCATTAGCAAAGAAACTCCTCAATAA
- a CDS encoding DUF362 domain-containing protein, whose product MSQKNGEKTNQPNQANESKQNQPNLISRRQMLRTLATTSLVAGGSALGMRYLWDQKGDAGLQGPPKLLLPNFLVEPPSSSTPKMAIAHGADVMQMIRAAVGELGGFEHFIKKGDIVVIKPNVAFDRAPILGATTNPMVLYAVVKYCYEAGAKEVRVADNPINSPEGAFYKTGIRDATLKAGAKLFLPETNSFEDLTITDDPQKPSYAIKKPWPFFYKPFHKATKVIGVAPLKDHNLCHASMTIKNWYGLLGGRRNRFHQDIHNIVYDLALMMKPTLVILDATRILMSNGPTGGRMSDVVDGNTVIAGTDPVSVDAYGYTLLGRDPEKLTYLLHAHDRGAGNRHWKQQKFSEITI is encoded by the coding sequence ATGAGTCAAAAAAATGGTGAAAAGACAAATCAGCCTAATCAAGCTAATGAATCCAAACAAAATCAACCAAACTTAATTTCACGCCGTCAAATGTTGCGCACTCTGGCAACTACTAGCTTGGTTGCTGGTGGTTCTGCTTTGGGAATGAGATATCTTTGGGATCAAAAAGGTGATGCAGGTTTACAAGGGCCTCCTAAACTACTACTCCCAAACTTTTTGGTTGAGCCTCCTAGCTCTAGCACTCCAAAAATGGCTATTGCGCACGGAGCAGATGTAATGCAAATGATTCGTGCCGCAGTTGGTGAACTTGGCGGTTTTGAACATTTTATTAAAAAGGGTGATATTGTTGTAATTAAACCTAATGTTGCTTTTGATCGTGCGCCGATTCTTGGTGCTACTACTAATCCTATGGTGCTTTATGCAGTAGTAAAATATTGCTATGAAGCTGGAGCAAAAGAAGTTCGTGTAGCAGATAACCCAATTAATTCACCTGAAGGAGCTTTTTATAAAACAGGTATCCGAGATGCAACATTAAAGGCGGGTGCTAAACTCTTTTTACCAGAAACAAACTCTTTTGAAGATTTAACTATCACAGATGATCCTCAAAAACCTAGCTATGCAATAAAAAAACCTTGGCCGTTTTTCTATAAACCTTTCCATAAAGCTACTAAAGTAATAGGTGTTGCACCATTAAAAGACCATAATTTATGCCATGCTTCAATGACAATTAAAAATTGGTATGGTTTGTTGGGTGGTCGTCGTAATCGATTCCATCAAGATATTCATAACATCGTCTATGATTTAGCATTAATGATGAAGCCTACTTTAGTAATTTTAGATGCTACTAGAATTCTAATGAGCAATGGCCCGACGGGTGGACGTATGAGCGATGTTGTTGATGGAAATACTGTAATTGCTGGCACCGATCCTGTATCAGTAGACGCTTATGGCTACACTTTATTAGGTCGTGATCCTGAAAAACTTACTTACTTGCTCCATGCACACGACAGAGGCGCAGGTAATCGTCATTGGAAACAACAAAAATTCAGCGAAATCACTATCTAA